One Chryseobacterium sp. StRB126 genomic region harbors:
- a CDS encoding urocanate hydratase: MTFQEQIQQGIPNQLPQLKPYETNINHAPKRKEILGEEEKKLALKNALRYFDPKFHAELIHEFKQELEDYGRIYMYRFRPDYEMKARSIEDYPGKSEQAKAIMLMIQNNLDYAVAQHPHELITYGGNGAVFSNWAQYLLTMKYLSEMTNEQTLVMYSGHPMGLFPSHKDAPRVVVTNGMMIPNYSKPDDWEKFNALGVTQYGQMTAGSYMYIGPQGIVHGTTITALNAFRKINKDPKGGLFVTSGLGGMSGAQPKAGNIAGCVTVCAEVNPKITKIRHDQKWVNEIYEDLDALVKRVREAQQNKETVSLAYLGNIVDVWEKFDQEDLRIDIGSDQTSLHNPWAGGYYPVGQSFEESNTMMAENPELFKEKVQETLRRHAAAINKHTEKGTYFFDYGNAFLLEASRAGADVMADNPTLGREFKYPSYVQDIMGPMCFDYGFGPFRWVCASGKPEDLQKTDDIACAVLEEMVKNSPEEIQQQMKDNIQWIKGAQENKLVVGSQARILYADAEGRMKIAEAFNKAIKNGEIGPVVLGRDHHDVSGTDSPYRETSNIYDGSRFTADMAIHNVIGDSFRGATWVSIHNGGGVGWGEVINGGFGMLLDGSDDADRRLKSMLFWDVNNGISRRSWARNEGAIFAIKRAMEVEPNLKVTLPNLVDENLL; this comes from the coding sequence ATGACATTTCAAGAACAGATACAGCAGGGGATTCCTAATCAGCTGCCACAACTAAAACCATATGAGACCAATATCAACCATGCTCCAAAGCGTAAAGAAATTTTAGGTGAAGAGGAGAAAAAACTGGCGTTAAAGAATGCTTTACGTTATTTTGACCCGAAATTTCATGCAGAATTGATTCATGAATTTAAGCAGGAACTGGAAGATTACGGAAGAATTTATATGTATCGTTTCCGTCCGGATTATGAGATGAAAGCGAGATCTATTGAAGATTATCCCGGAAAATCTGAACAGGCAAAAGCCATTATGCTGATGATTCAGAATAATTTGGATTATGCAGTAGCTCAGCACCCTCATGAATTGATTACTTATGGTGGAAATGGTGCTGTATTCTCTAACTGGGCTCAGTACCTGTTAACGATGAAATATCTGTCTGAAATGACCAATGAACAAACCTTGGTGATGTACTCAGGGCATCCAATGGGATTGTTTCCATCTCATAAAGATGCACCAAGAGTAGTCGTAACCAACGGGATGATGATTCCAAACTACTCCAAACCGGATGATTGGGAGAAATTCAACGCTCTTGGAGTAACCCAATACGGACAAATGACTGCAGGAAGCTATATGTACATAGGCCCACAAGGAATTGTGCACGGAACTACGATTACCGCTTTAAATGCTTTTAGAAAGATCAATAAAGACCCTAAAGGAGGTCTGTTTGTAACTTCCGGATTAGGAGGGATGAGCGGAGCTCAGCCTAAAGCAGGAAATATTGCCGGTTGTGTTACGGTATGTGCAGAAGTAAATCCAAAAATCACTAAAATCCGTCACGATCAGAAATGGGTGAATGAAATTTATGAAGATCTGGATGCATTGGTAAAAAGAGTAAGAGAAGCACAACAAAATAAAGAAACAGTTTCTTTAGCGTATCTTGGAAATATTGTAGACGTTTGGGAGAAATTTGATCAGGAAGATTTAAGAATTGATATCGGTTCGGATCAGACTTCCCTTCACAATCCTTGGGCGGGTGGATATTATCCGGTAGGACAAAGCTTTGAAGAGTCCAATACAATGATGGCTGAAAACCCTGAATTATTCAAGGAAAAAGTTCAGGAAACATTAAGAAGACATGCTGCTGCCATCAATAAACATACAGAAAAAGGAACGTATTTCTTCGATTATGGAAATGCCTTCTTATTGGAAGCTTCAAGAGCAGGAGCTGATGTAATGGCAGATAATCCAACCTTAGGAAGAGAGTTCAAATATCCAAGCTATGTTCAGGATATTATGGGACCTATGTGTTTTGATTACGGTTTCGGACCATTCCGTTGGGTATGTGCTAGCGGAAAACCGGAAGACTTACAGAAAACTGATGATATTGCATGTGCCGTTTTAGAGGAAATGGTTAAAAATTCTCCTGAAGAAATCCAACAGCAAATGAAGGATAATATTCAATGGATTAAAGGAGCACAGGAAAATAAACTTGTAGTAGGATCACAGGCAAGAATCCTTTATGCTGATGCAGAAGGAAGAATGAAGATCGCTGAAGCCTTCAATAAAGCGATTAAAAATGGCGAAATCGGACCTGTAGTATTGGGTAGAGACCATCATGATGTTTCAGGAACAGATTCTCCTTACAGAGAGACTTCCAATATTTATGATGGTTCAAGGTTTACTGCAGACATGGCGATCCACAACGTGATTGGGGACAGTTTCCGTGGAGCAACCTGGGTTTCTATCCACAATGGTGGTGGAGTTGGCTGGGGAGAAGTTATCAACGGAGGTTTCGGAATGCTGCTGGATGGCAGTGATGATGCAGACCGAAGATTGAAGTCTATGCTTTTCTGGGACGTTAACAACGGAATTTCAAGAAGAAGCTGGGCAAGAAATGAAGGCGCTATTTTTGCGATCAAAAGAGCAATGGAAGTTGAACCTAATTTAAAGGTCACCCTTCCCAACCTTGTAGACGAAAACTTACTGTAA
- a CDS encoding 2-hydroxyacid dehydrogenase, producing MKVFINKRIPEIGIHLLQKAGLQIIFPENENITDAEWLKYCQNTDVIINIGGDFKYDKVFFDACPNIKAIALYSVGFDHVDIKEANQRNIPIGNTPDVLSRATSDVAFLLMQSVARRTSYNFQKVKEDNWGGFDPLHALGQELYGKTLGVFGLGRIGFQMAEKCKKAFDMEIIYHNRHRNEGAERELNATYVSFDELVSNSDVLSVHANFTPEHKDLFNEYVFEKMKTNTIFINTARGGFHQEQDLYNALTEGKIWGAGLDVTNPEPMSADNPLLKLSNVCVLPHIGSATIEARNGMARLAAENIIAFSKGEVMPNCANPEVYSGHSS from the coding sequence ATGAAAGTTTTTATTAATAAAAGAATTCCAGAGATTGGAATTCATCTATTACAGAAAGCAGGATTGCAGATTATATTTCCTGAAAATGAAAATATTACGGATGCAGAATGGCTGAAGTATTGTCAAAATACAGATGTTATTATAAACATTGGTGGTGATTTTAAATATGATAAAGTATTTTTCGATGCTTGCCCTAATATAAAGGCCATTGCATTGTATTCTGTTGGGTTTGATCATGTGGATATTAAAGAAGCCAATCAAAGGAATATTCCTATAGGAAATACGCCGGATGTGCTGAGCAGAGCAACTTCTGATGTTGCTTTTTTACTGATGCAATCGGTAGCAAGGAGAACCAGTTATAATTTTCAGAAGGTGAAAGAAGATAATTGGGGTGGTTTTGATCCTTTGCATGCTTTGGGACAGGAGCTTTATGGCAAAACATTAGGTGTTTTTGGATTGGGAAGAATAGGTTTTCAAATGGCTGAAAAGTGTAAAAAAGCTTTTGACATGGAGATCATTTACCACAACCGTCATCGAAATGAAGGAGCTGAAAGAGAATTGAATGCCACTTATGTTTCCTTTGATGAATTGGTCAGCAATTCAGATGTCCTGAGTGTTCATGCCAATTTTACGCCTGAACATAAGGATCTTTTCAATGAATATGTATTTGAAAAAATGAAGACTAATACGATTTTTATCAATACAGCAAGAGGTGGCTTCCATCAGGAACAGGATTTGTACAATGCGTTAACTGAAGGTAAGATCTGGGGTGCAGGTCTTGATGTAACCAATCCGGAACCCATGTCTGCAGATAATCCCCTCCTGAAGTTATCGAATGTTTGTGTATTACCACATATTGGTTCTGCAACCATTGAGGCCAGAAACGGAATGGCAAGACTGGCTGCTGAAAATATTATTGCCTTTTCAAAAGGAGAAGTGATGCCCAATTGTGCGAATCCTGAAGTATATTCTGGTCATTCATCATAA
- a CDS encoding protein-L-isoaspartate(D-aspartate) O-methyltransferase, translating into MQDSFVHKGKRKNLVEYLRYRIGISDENVLSAMNEIPRHLFIESIFEDFAYEDRAFPILAHQTISHPSTVAEQSELLQVKAGEKVLEIGTGCGYQTAVLIAMKAHVYTVERQKDLFDFSKNKLRELHLYPKFQSFGDGFAGLPTFAPFDKIIVTCGASTLPTELLKQLRVGGIMVIPLGPTDEQVLYRFTKVGPTEFEKEEFGAYKFVPMLGNTNQ; encoded by the coding sequence ATGCAGGATTCGTTTGTACATAAAGGAAAAAGAAAGAATTTAGTAGAATATCTCAGATACAGAATTGGGATTTCGGATGAAAATGTACTTTCGGCAATGAATGAAATTCCGAGACACCTTTTCATTGAAAGTATTTTTGAAGACTTTGCCTATGAAGACAGGGCTTTCCCTATCCTGGCGCATCAAACCATTTCACACCCTTCTACAGTTGCGGAACAATCTGAGCTGTTACAGGTGAAGGCGGGTGAAAAAGTACTGGAAATCGGAACCGGATGCGGATATCAGACTGCCGTTCTCATTGCAATGAAAGCTCATGTCTACACGGTGGAAAGACAGAAAGATCTATTTGATTTTTCTAAAAATAAGCTGAGAGAACTTCATTTATATCCAAAATTTCAAAGTTTTGGAGATGGATTTGCAGGGCTTCCAACGTTTGCTCCTTTTGATAAAATTATTGTAACCTGTGGGGCAAGTACTTTACCTACAGAATTGCTAAAGCAGTTAAGAGTAGGTGGAATCATGGTAATTCCATTAGGACCAACAGACGAGCAGGTTTTATATAGATTTACAAAAGTAGGACCCACGGAGTTTGAGAAAGAAGAATTCGGAGCTTATAAATTTGTTCCGATGTTGGGGAACACGAATCAATAG
- a CDS encoding Gfo/Idh/MocA family protein: MLKAGLVGAGHLGKIHLKLLNQSDRYEFVGFHDKDVENGKKLEAEFGYKYFENFDELLEQIDMLDIVTPTVYHYDYALKAIAKGLHFFIEKPVTQTLEQAEEILRLCQEKGIKAQVGHVERYNPAFIATKEYISTPMFIEIHRLAEFNPRGTDVSVVLDLMIHDLDILLSIAKSKVKNIHASGVCVVSKTPDIANARIEFENGCVANLTTSRISMKAMRKSRFFQKDAYISVDFLEKKAEVIRMKDAPENPTPFDMIIENAEGEKNQILFEYPNIQPNNAILDELNSFADAITGDKNVEVSLEDGTEALKVALEIMKLISQK, encoded by the coding sequence ATGTTAAAAGCAGGTTTGGTAGGTGCCGGACACTTGGGAAAAATCCATTTAAAACTTCTTAATCAGTCAGATCGATATGAGTTTGTAGGATTCCACGATAAAGATGTTGAAAACGGGAAAAAATTAGAAGCCGAATTCGGATATAAATATTTTGAAAATTTCGATGAATTGCTTGAGCAGATTGATATGCTGGACATTGTCACTCCGACAGTCTATCATTATGATTATGCATTAAAAGCTATCGCAAAAGGTCTTCATTTCTTTATTGAAAAACCGGTTACCCAAACTCTGGAACAGGCAGAAGAAATCCTTCGTTTATGCCAGGAAAAAGGAATCAAAGCACAGGTAGGACACGTTGAGAGATACAACCCGGCTTTTATTGCCACTAAGGAATACATCAGCACTCCCATGTTCATCGAAATCCATAGACTGGCAGAATTCAATCCACGTGGTACAGATGTTTCTGTGGTATTAGATCTTATGATTCATGATCTGGATATTTTATTAAGCATCGCTAAATCTAAAGTGAAGAACATTCATGCAAGTGGTGTTTGTGTTGTAAGCAAAACTCCGGATATTGCCAATGCCAGAATAGAATTTGAAAACGGATGTGTGGCCAACCTAACCACTTCCAGAATTTCAATGAAAGCCATGAGAAAGAGCAGGTTCTTCCAGAAAGACGCTTATATCTCCGTGGATTTCCTTGAGAAAAAGGCAGAAGTTATCAGAATGAAAGATGCTCCGGAAAACCCTACTCCATTTGACATGATTATTGAAAATGCTGAAGGAGAGAAAAATCAGATTCTGTTTGAATATCCAAATATTCAGCCTAACAATGCTATTCTTGATGAATTGAACTCTTTTGCTGATGCTATCACCGGTGATAAAAATGTGGAAGTTTCTCTTGAAGACGGAACTGAAGCGTTAAAAGTTGCTTTGGAAATTATGAAGCTTATCAGTCAAAAATAA
- a CDS encoding cellulase family glycosylhydrolase, translating to MKRAILLSALLLSQFGTSQLLKVSGQKIANDKGENIQLKGLGLGGWMLQEGYMLKTADFAGPQYRIKEKIAELIGENGMQEFYKAYLKNGVTKQDIDFLAKAGFNSIRLPMHYNLYTLPIEKEPAQGKDTWLEEGFKMTDDLLQWCKDNKIYLILDLHAAPGGQGNDANISDNDKSKPSLWASEENQRKTVALWKKLADRYKNEPWIGGYDIINEPNINFTGKNPNGTDEMSNAPLWKLQKDITTAIREVDQKHIIFIEGNGWGNNYNGLIPIWDNNMAFSFHKYWNDNDDKTIQFALDLRAKHNMPIWLGETGENSNVWFTELIQLMDKHNIGYAFWPMKKIDNIAGITNAKTTPEYEKLLSYWKNGGKKPSKEYAKKALMQIADNYKFSNVEIKKDVIDAMFRQVSDTSTKPFKNHQAPGRVFASEYDLGRMGSAYLDKDFINLWVSDPAKRSEWNSGQQMRNDGVDIFTCNDTIANHYYVGKTEAGEWLQYTVNSKTGKNYVFDIRYSSTTPSKIRLEDSSGKLLANISLQTTGKNENWATVSAKDIPLQKGENKIRIIFENDGVNLNYFEIK from the coding sequence ATGAAAAGAGCTATCCTATTATCCGCTTTATTATTGTCTCAATTTGGGACATCACAATTATTAAAAGTCTCCGGTCAAAAAATCGCTAATGATAAAGGTGAAAATATCCAATTGAAAGGTCTTGGGTTAGGCGGATGGATGTTGCAGGAGGGTTATATGCTAAAAACTGCTGATTTTGCAGGTCCTCAATATAGAATTAAGGAAAAAATAGCTGAATTGATTGGGGAAAACGGAATGCAGGAGTTTTATAAAGCCTATTTAAAGAATGGAGTCACCAAGCAGGATATTGATTTTCTAGCAAAAGCAGGATTCAATTCTATCAGGCTTCCAATGCATTACAATCTCTACACACTTCCCATAGAAAAAGAGCCTGCACAAGGCAAAGATACCTGGCTGGAAGAGGGTTTTAAAATGACAGATGACCTACTCCAATGGTGTAAAGACAATAAGATCTATCTCATTCTTGATCTTCATGCCGCTCCCGGCGGACAGGGAAATGATGCCAACATCTCTGATAATGATAAATCCAAACCTTCTCTTTGGGCAAGTGAAGAGAATCAAAGAAAAACAGTGGCACTTTGGAAAAAACTGGCAGACCGTTATAAAAACGAACCATGGATAGGTGGCTATGATATCATCAATGAGCCTAATATCAATTTCACCGGGAAAAATCCAAATGGTACAGACGAAATGTCAAACGCTCCTCTCTGGAAATTACAGAAAGACATTACTACAGCGATCCGAGAAGTAGATCAAAAACATATTATTTTTATTGAAGGAAATGGCTGGGGGAATAATTATAATGGTTTGATACCGATCTGGGACAACAACATGGCCTTTAGCTTCCATAAATATTGGAATGATAATGATGATAAAACCATACAATTTGCTTTAGATTTAAGGGCAAAACACAATATGCCGATCTGGCTTGGAGAAACCGGTGAAAACTCTAATGTCTGGTTCACAGAACTGATTCAGTTAATGGATAAACATAATATCGGATATGCTTTCTGGCCCATGAAAAAGATTGATAATATTGCCGGAATCACCAACGCAAAAACAACTCCTGAATATGAAAAACTATTGAGCTATTGGAAAAATGGGGGTAAAAAGCCTTCAAAGGAATATGCTAAAAAAGCATTGATGCAAATTGCTGACAATTATAAATTCAGCAACGTGGAGATTAAAAAAGACGTTATTGATGCCATGTTCAGACAAGTGTCAGACACTTCTACAAAACCATTTAAGAATCATCAGGCTCCAGGAAGAGTATTTGCATCGGAGTATGATTTGGGAAGAATGGGTTCTGCTTATCTGGATAAAGATTTTATTAATCTTTGGGTAAGCGATCCTGCTAAAAGATCAGAATGGAATTCCGGCCAGCAGATGAGAAATGATGGCGTGGATATCTTTACCTGTAATGACACAATAGCCAATCATTATTATGTTGGAAAAACCGAAGCTGGGGAATGGCTACAATATACCGTTAATTCCAAAACAGGTAAAAATTATGTGTTTGACATCAGGTATTCAAGCACCACCCCTTCAAAAATAAGACTGGAAGATTCTTCAGGGAAACTATTAGCCAATATTTCATTGCAGACTACTGGTAAAAATGAAAACTGGGCAACTGTTTCTGCGAAAGATATACCGCTCCAGAAAGGAGAAAACAAAATCAGAATCATCTTTGAAAATGATGGCGTAAATCTGAATTATTTTGAAATAAAATAA
- a CDS encoding IS1182 family transposase, with the protein MLSNSKVVFKDYNPKQNFLFPPNLSELIEANHPVRIVSEVIDGLDISNLIRNYKPGGTSVYHPKMLLKVLVYGYLCNIYSSRKLEQALKENVHFMWLSAMNRPDHNTLNRFRSERLKGELKEIFAQIVVYLEKEGLVSLQTIFTDGTKIEANANRYTFVWGKAIKKNKERIESQLEDLWNYTQEIAGEEMKDTSEVTFKSMDKEKIKSAIETIDSTLRKKKICPKVRQKINYAKKNWPDNLEKYEKQQEILRGRNSYSKTDSDASFMRMKEDHMGNGQLKAAYNLQLSTENQFILNYTLHPNPGDTKTLLPHIDNFEHLYRKTPKEIVTDAGYGSEENYIFLQKRKVKAYIKYNYFDKDQKTKTITSSPSNPKLSKLRHKAHKLLNTKRGVKLRKQRCHDVEPVFAQIKHNKGFKRFMLRGQNKVEIEIGLVAIAHNLRKLALAG; encoded by the coding sequence GTGTTAAGTAATTCAAAGGTAGTCTTTAAAGATTACAATCCCAAGCAAAATTTTCTATTTCCTCCGAATTTATCGGAGTTAATAGAAGCTAATCATCCTGTACGAATTGTTTCAGAAGTTATAGACGGTCTGGATATCAGTAATTTAATCCGTAATTATAAACCAGGGGGCACATCGGTGTATCACCCGAAAATGCTTTTGAAAGTATTGGTGTATGGCTATTTGTGTAATATTTATTCTAGCAGAAAGCTGGAACAGGCTCTCAAAGAAAATGTTCATTTTATGTGGCTCAGTGCCATGAATCGTCCTGATCATAATACTTTGAACCGTTTTAGAAGTGAAAGATTAAAAGGAGAACTCAAAGAGATCTTCGCACAAATTGTAGTGTATTTAGAGAAAGAAGGGCTGGTAAGCCTTCAGACTATTTTTACCGATGGTACCAAAATAGAAGCCAATGCCAATCGTTATACATTTGTATGGGGAAAGGCGATCAAAAAGAATAAAGAACGTATAGAGTCCCAGCTTGAAGATTTGTGGAATTACACTCAGGAAATAGCTGGGGAAGAAATGAAAGATACTTCTGAGGTAACCTTTAAGTCTATGGATAAAGAAAAAATAAAATCTGCTATAGAAACGATAGACTCTACTTTGAGAAAGAAGAAAATCTGTCCTAAAGTCCGTCAGAAGATTAATTATGCAAAAAAAAACTGGCCGGATAACCTTGAAAAATATGAGAAACAGCAGGAAATTCTCCGGGGCAGGAACAGCTATTCAAAAACAGATTCTGATGCTTCTTTCATGCGTATGAAAGAGGATCATATGGGTAACGGACAGCTTAAAGCCGCTTACAATCTTCAGCTCAGTACCGAGAATCAGTTTATCCTTAACTATACGCTGCATCCTAATCCTGGGGACACTAAAACACTGCTCCCTCATATTGATAATTTTGAACATCTTTATCGTAAAACTCCCAAGGAGATAGTGACTGATGCAGGATATGGATCAGAAGAGAATTATATTTTTCTTCAAAAGAGAAAAGTCAAAGCCTATATCAAGTATAATTACTTTGATAAAGACCAGAAAACTAAAACCATAACTTCTTCACCTTCTAATCCAAAACTTTCAAAGCTCCGGCATAAGGCTCATAAGCTTCTTAATACCAAACGTGGAGTAAAGCTTAGAAAACAAAGATGCCACGATGTAGAACCTGTTTTTGCTCAGATCAAACATAACAAAGGATTTAAAAGATTTATGCTTAGAGGACAAAATAAAGTCGAAATAGAAATCGGCCTGGTTGCTATTGCTCACAATCTAAGAAAATTAGCGCTTGCAGGGTAA
- the bla-A gene encoding CGA/CIA family class A beta-lactamase, producing MKKITTIFLLISAFASAQKSSLEQKINSITKGKQATVGVSVLGFENNFKYNQNGDKKLAMMSVFKFHIACAALDLVDKGKLSLDQKVFIKKSELYNTWSPFKKNHPEGNIEIPLSEVIDYTVALSDNNLCDILIELLGGTQAVQKFMDSKGVKDFQIKYSERGMALNGWDSLYENYTTTHSTIQLLKQFYDGKLLSEKSTDYLMKIMLGTKTGTNKIVEQLPKGTPAAHKTGSSSIKDNVLTIAENDMGIITLPNGKHYAIAVYVSNSKESEAENCKIISNISKAVWDNFNK from the coding sequence ATGAAAAAAATAACCACAATTTTCCTTTTAATATCGGCATTTGCATCAGCACAAAAATCTTCATTGGAACAAAAAATAAATTCCATTACAAAAGGTAAACAAGCTACAGTGGGAGTTTCTGTTCTGGGATTCGAAAATAATTTTAAATACAACCAAAACGGAGATAAAAAACTGGCTATGATGAGTGTTTTTAAATTTCATATTGCCTGCGCTGCACTGGATCTTGTAGACAAGGGAAAACTTTCATTAGATCAAAAAGTTTTTATTAAAAAATCTGAACTTTACAATACCTGGTCTCCATTCAAGAAAAACCATCCTGAAGGAAATATCGAGATCCCTTTAAGTGAGGTTATAGATTACACAGTAGCATTAAGTGACAATAATCTTTGTGACATTTTGATAGAACTTTTGGGAGGAACACAGGCTGTACAGAAATTTATGGATTCTAAAGGGGTAAAAGACTTTCAGATTAAATATAGTGAACGTGGGATGGCCCTTAACGGATGGGATTCTCTGTATGAAAATTATACCACTACCCATTCTACCATACAGCTTTTGAAGCAGTTCTATGACGGCAAACTACTTTCAGAAAAATCTACAGATTATCTGATGAAGATTATGCTGGGAACTAAAACCGGAACCAATAAAATTGTTGAACAATTACCTAAAGGGACTCCTGCAGCCCATAAAACGGGATCTTCCAGTATAAAAGACAACGTTCTTACGATCGCCGAAAACGATATGGGAATCATCACTCTTCCGAATGGAAAACATTACGCTATTGCTGTTTATGTAAGCAATTCTAAGGAATCAGAAGCTGAAAACTGCAAGATAATTTCAAATATTTCCAAAGCGGTCTGGGATAATTTTAATAAATAA
- a CDS encoding 3-hydroxybutyryl-CoA dehydrogenase: protein MKNIVVIGAGTMGNGIAHTFAQSGFKVNLVDVSQDALDRGLKTITTNLDRIIAKGNLTEEQKAETLGNITTFTALNEAVGTADLIVEAATENLDLKLKIFGQMDELAPADCILATNTSSISITKIAAATKRADKVIGMHFMNPVPIMKLVEIIKGYSTSKETFSAIYEMSKTLGKVPVEVNDYPGFVANRILMPMINESIETLYNGVAGVEEIDTVMKLGMAHPMGPLQLADFIGLDVCLAILNVMYDGFKNPKYAPNPLLVNMVMAGKLGVKSGEGFYDYSESKKAEKVSKMFLK, encoded by the coding sequence ATCAAAAACATTGTAGTTATCGGCGCAGGAACCATGGGAAATGGTATTGCACATACTTTCGCACAAAGCGGTTTTAAAGTAAATCTTGTGGATGTATCTCAGGATGCTTTAGACAGAGGACTGAAAACCATTACTACTAACCTTGACAGAATCATTGCAAAGGGAAACCTTACAGAAGAGCAAAAAGCTGAAACTTTAGGGAACATCACTACTTTCACAGCACTTAATGAGGCAGTAGGAACAGCTGATCTTATCGTAGAAGCAGCTACTGAAAATCTTGATCTTAAATTAAAGATTTTCGGTCAGATGGATGAATTAGCTCCCGCAGACTGTATCCTTGCAACCAATACATCTTCTATTTCTATCACGAAAATTGCTGCGGCTACCAAAAGAGCAGACAAAGTGATCGGGATGCACTTTATGAACCCGGTTCCTATCATGAAACTGGTAGAAATCATCAAAGGATATTCTACTTCTAAAGAGACTTTCAGTGCTATTTATGAAATGAGTAAGACATTAGGAAAAGTTCCGGTAGAAGTGAACGATTATCCAGGTTTCGTTGCTAACAGAATCTTAATGCCAATGATTAATGAATCTATCGAAACTCTTTATAACGGTGTTGCGGGCGTAGAGGAAATTGATACGGTAATGAAATTAGGAATGGCTCATCCAATGGGACCGCTTCAATTGGCAGACTTTATTGGTCTTGATGTATGCCTTGCCATCCTGAACGTTATGTATGACGGATTCAAAAATCCTAAATATGCACCAAATCCATTGCTTGTAAACATGGTAATGGCTGGAAAACTGGGTGTAAAATCCGGAGAAGGATTCTATGATTATTCTGAAAGCAAAAAAGCTGAAAAAGTTTCAAAAATGTTTTTAAAATAG
- a CDS encoding META domain-containing protein: MKNLFLSICAAAVLASCGTMTSPSASKVGKAQPALANTKWTLADNVKGKIPTLNIEGEKINGNAGCNNYFGTATIDPSTGGFSAGQMGSTKMMCNNIGVEQNFMDMMGKANKYVISGTTLELYKDNLLLLKFNKSE; this comes from the coding sequence ATGAAAAATCTTTTTTTAAGTATATGTGCAGCAGCAGTATTGGCATCATGTGGTACCATGACAAGCCCTTCTGCTTCTAAAGTAGGAAAAGCTCAGCCGGCTCTTGCCAATACAAAATGGACTCTGGCTGATAACGTAAAAGGCAAAATTCCAACCTTAAATATTGAAGGAGAAAAAATTAATGGAAATGCAGGATGCAACAATTACTTCGGAACGGCTACCATAGATCCTTCTACAGGAGGTTTTTCTGCCGGTCAGATGGGTTCTACAAAGATGATGTGCAACAATATCGGAGTAGAGCAGAACTTTATGGATATGATGGGAAAAGCTAACAAATATGTAATTTCAGGAACTACCCTGGAGCTTTATAAAGACAATCTTTTATTGTTGAAATTCAATAAATCAGAATAA